The following proteins are co-located in the Acinetobacter shaoyimingii genome:
- a CDS encoding DMT family transporter yields MNTTPDSSTSKLPQFALILITIIWGGSFLTVQYGLNFSSPILFVAFRFAAAAIAVSLISWKYLKKFNLKEVWAGFCIGTVIALGYGTQTIGLKTITSSESAFLTALYVPLVPILLFLLFRKKPHVMTWLGALLAFVGLVFLTGNGFGAIHLEFGQIITILGSITIALEIILISYFAGRVNVRRVTVLQLIFASLLCFIIAPFIGENQLPQFHWSLILVLIGLGIASAVIQLVMNWAQRVVDPAQAAIIYSGEPVWAALFGRIAGERLPLLAILGGCLVVLGVMTSEWRPKFLKKK; encoded by the coding sequence ATGAATACAACACCAGATAGTTCTACCTCAAAATTACCCCAATTCGCACTTATCCTCATTACCATCATTTGGGGTGGTAGTTTTTTAACAGTTCAATATGGTCTAAATTTCTCAAGCCCTATTTTATTCGTCGCTTTTCGATTTGCAGCAGCGGCTATAGCGGTCAGTTTAATTTCATGGAAATATCTGAAAAAATTTAACTTAAAAGAAGTTTGGGCAGGGTTCTGTATTGGCACCGTCATCGCACTGGGCTATGGAACACAAACTATAGGTTTAAAAACCATTACCAGCAGTGAATCCGCTTTTTTAACCGCCCTTTATGTCCCATTGGTCCCCATTTTATTATTTTTACTTTTTCGAAAAAAACCACATGTCATGACATGGTTAGGTGCATTACTTGCATTTGTCGGTCTTGTCTTTCTAACAGGTAATGGTTTTGGAGCCATACATTTAGAGTTTGGGCAGATCATTACGATACTCGGTTCAATCACCATTGCTTTGGAAATTATCCTGATTAGCTACTTTGCTGGACGGGTGAATGTTCGACGTGTCACAGTGCTCCAACTCATTTTTGCATCTTTACTTTGTTTCATCATTGCGCCATTCATTGGTGAAAATCAGCTTCCACAATTTCACTGGTCTTTAATACTTGTCCTAATAGGATTAGGCATCGCTAGCGCAGTCATCCAACTGGTGATGAATTGGGCGCAAAGAGTGGTCGACCCTGCCCAAGCTGCCATTATTTATTCTGGAGAACCTGTGTGGGCGGCTTTATTTGGTCGAATTGCGGGTGAACGTTTGCCTTTATTGGCTATTTTAGGTGGCTGCTTGGTTGTATTGGGTGTGATGACGAGTGAATGGCGGCCGAAGTTTTTAAAGAAAAAATGA
- the hisA gene encoding 1-(5-phosphoribosyl)-5-[(5-phosphoribosylamino)methylideneamino]imidazole-4-carboxamide isomerase, with protein MLIIPAIDLKDGKCVRLKQGRMEDDTVFSDDPVATAQHWVNEGARRLHLVDLNGAFAGTPIHKPVVEAIAKAQPELPIQIGGGIRSLETIEHYLDAGVSFVIIGTKAVKEPEFVEEACRKFAGHIIVGIDAMNGMVATDGWANVTDVKATDLAKRFADAGVSSIVYTDIARDGMMQGVNIEQTVNLATYSGLPVIASGGVTNLDDVRNLKGQPGILGAITGRAIYEGTLNLREAQALWDDQAF; from the coding sequence ATGCTGATCATCCCTGCAATTGACCTGAAAGATGGCAAATGTGTTCGTTTAAAACAAGGCCGTATGGAAGACGATACCGTATTTTCTGACGACCCAGTCGCAACAGCACAGCATTGGGTAAATGAAGGCGCGCGTCGCTTACATTTGGTCGATCTCAATGGCGCTTTCGCAGGTACGCCAATTCATAAGCCTGTGGTTGAAGCCATTGCAAAAGCACAACCTGAACTTCCAATTCAAATTGGCGGTGGTATTCGCTCATTGGAAACCATCGAACATTATCTAGATGCTGGTGTTTCCTTTGTCATTATTGGCACTAAAGCAGTCAAAGAGCCTGAGTTTGTTGAAGAAGCTTGTCGTAAATTTGCTGGTCATATCATTGTGGGTATTGATGCAATGAATGGCATGGTTGCAACAGATGGCTGGGCAAATGTCACTGATGTCAAAGCAACAGATTTGGCAAAACGTTTTGCAGATGCTGGTGTTTCAAGCATCGTTTATACCGATATTGCACGTGATGGCATGATGCAAGGTGTAAACATTGAACAAACCGTGAATTTAGCGACTTATTCAGGTCTTCCTGTGATTGCTTCAGGTGGTGTGACCAACCTTGATGACGTGCGCAACTTAAAAGGTCAACCAGGTATTTTAGGTGCAATTACTGGTCGTGCCATCTATGAAGGCACATTAAACCTTCGTGAAGCTCAAGCACTTTGGGATGATCAAGCGTTTTAA
- a CDS encoding 3'-5' exonuclease has translation MDPSKSRQPTIENHVRYPTFQSLPPENIILIKSIEQCQNLTDEFKHAVLFGFDTESKPTFTKGEISTGPHLIQLATLDKAYLFQVSPEILQFLAPILANPKQLKVGFGLKNDAHLFRKKGLELSGVVDLAKAFKSFGVEHQIGVRNAMALLFKVDFHKNKKISTSNWSKKKLSPEQIHYAAADAYAPVLIFQELLGLGLIPKNISTLALELGISANPVKSQYGA, from the coding sequence GTGGATCCTTCAAAATCTAGACAACCCACGATAGAAAATCATGTGAGATATCCAACATTTCAAAGTTTACCGCCTGAAAACATTATCCTGATTAAAAGCATAGAACAATGTCAAAATTTGACCGACGAATTTAAACATGCCGTGTTATTTGGCTTCGACACAGAATCGAAACCCACATTTACTAAAGGTGAAATTTCGACAGGTCCGCACTTAATACAACTTGCGACCCTTGATAAAGCCTACTTATTTCAAGTCAGCCCTGAAATACTACAATTTTTAGCGCCAATTTTAGCCAATCCAAAACAACTCAAAGTAGGCTTTGGACTTAAAAATGATGCCCATTTATTTCGTAAAAAAGGACTAGAACTCAGTGGCGTTGTTGATCTAGCCAAGGCATTTAAATCATTTGGCGTTGAGCATCAAATTGGCGTCCGCAATGCGATGGCTTTACTGTTTAAAGTCGACTTTCATAAAAACAAAAAAATAAGCACGTCAAATTGGTCGAAGAAGAAATTGAGTCCTGAACAAATCCATTATGCAGCTGCTGATGCATATGCACCTGTATTAATCTTTCAAGAATTACTGGGCTTAGGATTGATACCCAAAAATATTTCAACCCTTGCCTTGGAACTGGGAATCTCAGCAAATCCTGTAAAATCCCAATATGGTGCTTAG
- a CDS encoding helix-turn-helix domain-containing protein, with product MSQDDDLLSEGAKRIKQILKDKNIKPTDIVNALGVSKDTVSKWVQGSATPNAQSLVDLARLLGVTERWIAESKDPKKTEPVKSEKEDVSLKDASPDQLIAELKARYAALNLKAEIKVTVEPIEGGFVLKE from the coding sequence ATGAGTCAAGATGATGATTTACTCAGTGAAGGGGCAAAAAGGATCAAGCAAATTCTAAAGGATAAAAATATCAAACCAACAGATATTGTAAATGCGCTTGGTGTATCCAAAGATACCGTTTCTAAATGGGTGCAAGGTTCTGCGACGCCTAATGCACAGAGTTTGGTCGACTTGGCACGTCTTTTAGGTGTCACTGAAAGATGGATAGCTGAAAGTAAAGATCCTAAAAAAACAGAGCCTGTGAAGTCTGAAAAAGAAGATGTTTCTCTGAAAGATGCTAGTCCAGATCAACTCATTGCTGAACTAAAGGCTCGTTACGCGGCATTGAATTTAAAAGCTGAAATCAAAGTGACTGTTGAGCCTATAGAGGGTGGGTTTGTGCTTAAAGAATAA
- a CDS encoding DUF805 domain-containing protein, giving the protein MNQSNLSQDNAFSPSGRFGRLSYLAWMFLSSIIGAIILGSLMSFFSDSFQADNFRLEDVSSYPIPAVIIFVAVYLLIIYFNFVFIIRRLHDRNHSGWLSLLILVPLVNLFFALYLLFAKGDAAANQFGPRRVTRGWEKVLGWIYILLVVFGVIAAMLIPSYQSYILNSQSTTIKE; this is encoded by the coding sequence ATGAATCAATCTAATTTATCCCAAGACAATGCATTCAGTCCTTCAGGACGCTTTGGTCGCCTGTCTTATTTGGCATGGATGTTTTTAAGTAGCATTATTGGTGCCATCATTTTAGGCTCACTCATGAGCTTCTTTAGTGACAGTTTTCAAGCTGACAATTTCAGACTCGAAGATGTTTCTAGCTATCCTATTCCTGCGGTGATCATTTTTGTTGCAGTCTACTTATTAATTATTTATTTCAATTTTGTATTCATCATACGCCGCTTACACGACCGCAACCACTCAGGTTGGTTGTCTTTACTTATTCTCGTACCCTTGGTCAATTTATTTTTTGCACTCTATCTTTTATTTGCTAAAGGTGATGCCGCTGCAAATCAATTTGGACCTCGCCGTGTAACACGTGGTTGGGAAAAAGTCTTGGGGTGGATTTATATTCTTCTTGTTGTGTTCGGTGTTATTGCTGCCATGCTTATCCCGTCTTATCAAAGTTATATTCTAAACTCTCAATCGACAACGATTAAAGAATAA
- the hisH gene encoding imidazole glycerol phosphate synthase subunit HisH: protein MTRIALLDYGMGNLHSAAKALEHVGATVDVTNAPKLIAQADKIVFPGVGAMRDCMQGMHEAGIDEVVRRAVFNKPVLAICVGMQALMQHSEENGGADALGIFDGVVKRFPDVEGLKVPHMGWNQVHQADSSHPMWKDIEQDARFYFVHSFYVEPKQDDLVAATCNYGLDFCTAIHKENLFATQFHPEKSHTAGLQLLKNFVEWDI, encoded by the coding sequence ATGACACGTATTGCCCTTCTTGACTATGGCATGGGAAATCTACACTCAGCAGCCAAAGCTTTAGAGCATGTCGGAGCTACTGTTGATGTGACCAATGCCCCCAAACTCATTGCTCAAGCAGATAAAATTGTATTCCCTGGCGTAGGCGCAATGCGTGATTGTATGCAAGGAATGCATGAAGCTGGTATTGATGAAGTCGTGCGTCGTGCAGTCTTCAACAAACCTGTACTTGCAATTTGTGTCGGTATGCAAGCACTCATGCAACATTCTGAAGAAAATGGCGGTGCAGATGCACTGGGTATTTTTGACGGTGTGGTGAAACGCTTCCCAGATGTAGAAGGTTTAAAAGTTCCACACATGGGTTGGAATCAGGTTCATCAAGCAGATTCAAGTCATCCGATGTGGAAAGACATTGAACAAGATGCACGTTTCTACTTTGTACATAGTTTCTATGTAGAGCCGAAACAAGATGATCTCGTTGCTGCAACCTGTAATTATGGACTTGATTTCTGCACCGCAATTCATAAAGAAAACTTATTTGCGACCCAATTCCATCCAGAAAAAAGTCATACGGCTGGTTTACAGCTGCTGAAAAACTTCGTGGAATGGGATATTTAA
- the hisB gene encoding imidazoleglycerol-phosphate dehydratase HisB, with protein sequence MTQRISEVVRNTNETKIRVRVNLDGTGQGTLNTGVPFLDHMIDQIKRHGLFDIDIHCDGDLEIDDHHTVEDCGITLGQAFAQALGDKKGIRRYGHFYAPLDEALSRVVVDISGRPGLFMDIPFTRARIGTFDVDLFSEFFQGFVNHALMTLHIDNLKGKNSHHQIECTFKAFARALRMACELDPRAAGTIASTKGSL encoded by the coding sequence ATGACGCAACGTATCAGTGAAGTGGTAAGAAACACCAACGAAACCAAAATTCGAGTTCGTGTGAATCTTGATGGTACGGGGCAAGGCACCCTCAATACTGGTGTTCCATTTTTAGATCATATGATTGATCAAATCAAGCGTCATGGCTTATTTGATATCGATATTCATTGTGATGGCGATTTAGAGATCGATGATCACCACACTGTAGAAGACTGCGGTATCACGCTTGGACAAGCTTTTGCACAAGCCTTGGGTGACAAGAAAGGAATTCGACGCTACGGTCATTTTTATGCACCATTAGACGAAGCATTGTCACGTGTCGTGGTCGATATTTCTGGTCGTCCAGGTTTATTTATGGATATTCCATTTACCCGTGCGCGTATTGGGACTTTTGACGTCGATTTGTTCTCTGAGTTTTTCCAAGGTTTTGTCAATCATGCGTTGATGACATTACACATTGATAATCTCAAAGGCAAAAATAGCCACCACCAAATTGAGTGTACATTTAAAGCATTCGCACGTGCACTACGTATGGCATGTGAACTTGACCCACGTGCAGCGGGAACCATTGCTTCAACTAAAGGTAGTTTGTAA
- a CDS encoding GNAT family N-acetyltransferase, with protein MPITVHAITSLENDEVREQLERLYDTSPEFGDGEDAMTQLEQNLHQYTILYTAEFNTKIIGAIWCTGQGDRKTLEYVVVHPANRGRGVAERLVEEVCRMEEAHGVKEFEPGCGAIHRCLTAIEKI; from the coding sequence ATGCCTATTACCGTACATGCTATAACTTCCTTGGAAAATGATGAAGTTCGCGAACAGCTTGAGCGTTTGTATGACACCAGTCCAGAATTTGGCGATGGCGAAGATGCCATGACACAACTTGAGCAGAATCTTCACCAGTATACAATACTTTACACCGCAGAATTTAATACAAAAATAATAGGTGCGATCTGGTGTACGGGTCAAGGTGATCGCAAGACCTTAGAATATGTGGTGGTGCATCCTGCTAACCGAGGGCGTGGCGTTGCAGAGCGTTTGGTGGAGGAAGTTTGTCGTATGGAGGAAGCGCACGGTGTTAAAGAATTTGAACCTGGCTGTGGTGCGATTCACCGTTGTTTAACGGCTATTGAAAAAATTTAA
- a CDS encoding class I SAM-dependent methyltransferase, which translates to MKDLFSEQSHIYQQARPSYPHAVIAEILKHVPHKQFAWDCGAGLGQFTQLLSPYFEQIVATDLSAQQLKQAHYLENVSYQIQHAEKTSFHDQTFDLVTVAQAIHWFDFDAFYAEVQRTLKPDGVLAVIGYGLIQIQDVAVNRLLQSLYYETLKGYWDAERKYIDEGYATIPFPFDELHVPRLKMHYQWSVDQFLNYLSTWSALKKYKKENQQDPLKKLAEFFQEHGYKHALLNVEFPIFLRIGRLKSSQMKKNAKRPSIMRYSFKS; encoded by the coding sequence ATGAAGGACTTATTCTCAGAGCAGAGCCATATTTATCAACAGGCAAGACCGAGTTATCCGCATGCTGTGATTGCAGAAATACTCAAACATGTACCACACAAACAATTTGCGTGGGATTGTGGAGCAGGTTTAGGTCAATTTACGCAATTATTATCTCCTTATTTTGAACAGATCGTTGCCACAGATTTAAGTGCCCAACAGCTAAAACAAGCCCATTATTTGGAAAATGTCAGTTATCAAATTCAACATGCTGAAAAAACGTCATTCCATGATCAAACTTTTGACCTCGTTACTGTAGCGCAAGCCATTCATTGGTTTGATTTCGATGCTTTTTATGCAGAGGTTCAACGTACGCTCAAACCAGATGGGGTATTGGCTGTGATTGGTTATGGTCTTATTCAGATTCAAGATGTCGCAGTGAATCGTTTATTGCAGTCGCTTTATTATGAAACCTTAAAGGGTTATTGGGATGCAGAAAGAAAATATATAGATGAGGGGTATGCGACTATTCCATTTCCATTTGATGAACTGCATGTACCTCGATTAAAAATGCATTATCAGTGGAGCGTAGATCAGTTTTTGAATTACTTATCGACGTGGTCTGCTTTAAAAAAGTATAAAAAGGAAAATCAACAAGATCCTTTAAAAAAATTGGCTGAGTTTTTTCAAGAGCATGGCTATAAGCATGCTTTGTTGAATGTTGAGTTCCCAATATTTTTAAGAATTGGACGCTTGAAATCAAGTCAGATGAAAAAGAATGCTAAACGTCCATCAATCATGCGATATTCTTTTAAATCATAG
- a CDS encoding GNAT family acetyltransferase produces MFIIRPYVDSDLEEIIALWELCDLTRPWNSPEIDIFRKAAQKDGLFLVAVKDEQLIATLMGGYDGHRGWVNYLAVHPHYQRNGVATALIQHLEKRLIALGCPKLQLLIRKENIDVQNFYEQLGYEEVDVICLGKRLIRD; encoded by the coding sequence ATGTTTATCATTCGCCCTTATGTAGATTCAGATTTAGAAGAAATAATTGCGCTGTGGGAGCTGTGTGATTTAACACGTCCTTGGAATAGTCCTGAAATTGATATCTTTAGAAAAGCTGCGCAAAAAGATGGTTTATTTTTAGTTGCCGTCAAAGATGAACAACTGATTGCCACATTAATGGGGGGCTATGATGGACATCGGGGCTGGGTAAATTATTTAGCCGTTCATCCACATTATCAACGCAATGGTGTTGCAACAGCCTTGATTCAACACTTGGAAAAGCGCTTGATTGCATTGGGATGTCCAAAATTACAACTACTCATACGTAAAGAAAATATTGACGTCCAAAACTTCTATGAGCAGCTTGGCTATGAAGAAGTTGATGTCATTTGTTTAGGCAAACGACTGATTCGTGATTAA
- a CDS encoding GMC family oxidoreductase has translation MEKGEFDYIVIGGGSAGCVLASRLSEDPQVSVCLLEAGGGGDGVLVNVPCAAVVSIPTKINNWAFETVPQNGLNGRKGYQPRGKCLGGSSAINAMVYIRGNRQDYDHWASLGNTGWSYQDVLPYFIKSENNERIHNEYHGNDGPLSVIDLHSDNPLQQRYLDAAKEQGYRILDDFNSEEQEGLGVYQVTHTNGERCSVARGYLFPHLNRSNLTVITHALTQRILIENNKAVGVEYRTGNQVIQLHAKREVLLSAGAIQSPQILMLSGIGDQAELAAHGIEVKKHLPGVGKNFHDHPDFIFAYKVKEIAGTFGVSLGGSVDFFKQWRRYQKERRGLLTTNFAECGGFLKSSPEQTLPNLQLHFVVALVDDHARKMHMGHGISCHVCLLNPKSRGTIKITGSKIDDPLLIDPNFYGDDWDIEEMVKGFKLTQQLMQSQSFKEIVSEDIFTAKVQSDNEIREILRARSDTVYHPVGSCKMGIDSMAVVDPELRVDGIQGLRVVDASIMPTVVNGNTNAPVVMIAEKAVDMIRQSYRQSVLSSTLDATQSEPALLS, from the coding sequence ATGGAAAAAGGCGAATTTGATTATATTGTCATTGGCGGTGGTTCCGCAGGTTGTGTGCTTGCTAGTCGACTTTCAGAAGATCCTCAAGTATCCGTTTGTTTGCTTGAAGCAGGTGGCGGTGGTGATGGGGTGTTGGTCAATGTCCCATGTGCTGCTGTGGTGAGTATTCCGACCAAAATTAATAACTGGGCTTTTGAAACCGTCCCTCAAAATGGCTTAAATGGTCGAAAGGGCTATCAACCCCGTGGAAAATGTTTAGGTGGATCATCTGCGATTAATGCCATGGTGTATATTCGAGGCAATCGTCAAGACTACGATCATTGGGCTTCGTTAGGCAACACAGGATGGTCATATCAAGACGTACTGCCTTATTTTATCAAGTCTGAAAATAACGAACGTATTCACAATGAATATCATGGTAATGATGGTCCATTGTCAGTCATCGATTTACACAGTGATAACCCGCTGCAACAGCGTTATCTGGATGCTGCAAAGGAACAAGGCTATCGTATTTTGGATGACTTCAATAGCGAAGAGCAGGAAGGTCTAGGCGTTTACCAAGTCACACATACGAATGGTGAGCGTTGTAGTGTTGCACGAGGTTATTTATTTCCACACTTGAATCGTTCAAATTTAACCGTCATTACCCATGCATTGACGCAACGTATTTTGATTGAAAACAATAAGGCTGTTGGCGTCGAATACCGTACAGGTAATCAGGTGATACAGCTCCATGCAAAACGAGAGGTGCTACTCAGCGCAGGCGCTATTCAATCCCCACAAATTTTGATGCTCTCAGGCATTGGCGATCAAGCGGAATTGGCAGCACACGGTATTGAAGTAAAAAAACATTTGCCTGGTGTGGGTAAAAACTTTCATGATCATCCTGATTTTATCTTTGCTTATAAGGTCAAAGAGATTGCGGGGACTTTTGGGGTATCTCTGGGAGGATCAGTTGACTTCTTTAAACAATGGCGCCGTTATCAAAAAGAACGCCGTGGTTTGCTCACCACCAATTTTGCTGAATGCGGAGGATTTTTAAAAAGCTCTCCAGAACAGACATTACCCAATTTACAGCTACATTTTGTCGTGGCTCTGGTCGATGATCATGCCCGTAAAATGCATATGGGGCACGGGATTTCCTGTCATGTCTGTTTGCTCAATCCAAAGAGTCGTGGCACGATCAAAATTACAGGATCGAAAATTGATGATCCACTCCTAATTGACCCTAATTTTTATGGTGATGATTGGGATATTGAAGAAATGGTTAAAGGCTTTAAGCTGACACAGCAACTCATGCAGTCTCAATCTTTTAAAGAGATTGTCTCAGAAGATATTTTTACAGCCAAAGTCCAGTCAGATAATGAAATTCGCGAAATTTTGAGGGCTCGCTCAGATACGGTTTATCACCCTGTAGGGAGTTGTAAGATGGGTATAGATAGCATGGCTGTAGTCGATCCAGAACTCCGTGTTGATGGCATTCAGGGCTTACGTGTGGTGGATGCTTCCATCATGCCAACCGTGGTCAATGGCAATACCAACGCACCCGTGGTCATGATTGCAGAGAAGGCGGTCGATATGATCAGGCAAAGTTATCGTCAAAGTGTTTTATCTTCAACATTAGATGCGACTCAAAGCGAACCCGCTTTGCTGAGCTAA
- a CDS encoding acetyl-CoA hydrolase/transferase family protein, producing the protein MSLDRIRLASLHDKVMSAEQAATFIQDGMTVGMSGFTRAGEAKAVPLALVKQAHANPLKITLITGASLGNDLDKQLTEAGVLARRLPFQVDSTLRKAINKGEVMFIDQHLSETVEQMRNQQLKKPDIAVIEAVAITEDGGIIPTTSVGNSASFAIFAEKVIVEINTSLSPAFEGLHDIYIPTYRPTRQAIPLTHVEERIGTPAINIDPAKIVGIVFNSEMHDSPSTVTAPDDETQGIANHLIAFFEKEVENGRLPSNLGPLQAGIGSIANAVLTGLKESNFEDLIMYSEVLQDCTFELIDAGKMKFASGSSITLSAKYGEKVFNNLEHYKDKLVLRPQEISNHPELVRRLGIIGINTALEFDIYGNVNSTHVCGSKMMNGIGGSGDFARNAHIAIFVTKSIAKGGDISSVVPMASHVDHTGHDVDVLVTEQGLADLRGLAPRERARAIIDNCAHPMYRDALNDYFDRACEKGGQTPHLLREALAWHANFEEQGHMLVADKKSA; encoded by the coding sequence ATGTCTTTAGATCGTATTCGATTAGCTTCCCTTCATGACAAAGTCATGAGCGCAGAACAAGCTGCTACTTTTATCCAAGATGGTATGACGGTAGGTATGAGTGGATTTACTCGTGCCGGTGAAGCAAAAGCTGTACCTTTAGCATTGGTTAAACAAGCGCATGCAAACCCACTCAAAATCACTTTAATCACTGGTGCGTCTCTCGGTAACGACTTAGACAAACAGTTAACTGAAGCTGGCGTTCTAGCACGCCGTTTGCCTTTCCAAGTCGACAGCACATTACGTAAAGCCATCAACAAAGGCGAAGTGATGTTCATCGATCAGCATTTGTCAGAAACAGTTGAACAAATGCGTAACCAGCAATTGAAAAAACCTGATATTGCTGTGATCGAAGCGGTTGCTATCACTGAAGATGGCGGCATTATTCCAACAACTTCAGTAGGTAACTCTGCAAGCTTTGCGATTTTTGCTGAAAAAGTGATTGTTGAAATCAACACCAGCTTAAGCCCTGCTTTTGAAGGCTTACACGATATTTATATCCCAACATATCGCCCTACTCGTCAAGCTATTCCATTGACGCATGTTGAAGAGCGTATTGGTACGCCTGCGATTAATATCGACCCTGCGAAAATTGTCGGCATCGTATTTAACAGCGAAATGCATGACTCTCCATCAACTGTGACTGCACCTGATGATGAAACTCAAGGTATTGCAAACCACTTGATCGCTTTCTTTGAAAAAGAAGTTGAAAATGGTCGTTTACCTTCAAACTTAGGCCCACTTCAAGCAGGTATTGGTTCAATCGCCAATGCAGTTTTGACAGGTCTTAAAGAATCAAATTTTGAAGACTTGATCATGTACTCAGAAGTACTTCAAGACTGTACTTTCGAATTGATCGATGCAGGTAAAATGAAGTTCGCTTCAGGTTCTTCAATTACTTTATCTGCTAAATATGGCGAAAAAGTATTTAATAATCTTGAACACTACAAAGACAAACTTGTACTTCGTCCGCAAGAAATTTCCAACCACCCTGAATTGGTTCGTCGTTTAGGTATTATCGGCATCAACACTGCACTTGAGTTTGATATTTACGGTAACGTGAACTCAACGCATGTATGCGGTTCAAAAATGATGAACGGTATTGGCGGTTCAGGTGACTTCGCACGTAATGCACACATTGCAATTTTTGTAACAAAATCAATTGCAAAAGGCGGTGACATTTCGTCTGTAGTCCCAATGGCGTCTCACGTAGATCACACAGGTCATGACGTCGATGTTCTTGTGACTGAACAAGGTCTTGCTGACTTACGTGGTTTAGCACCTCGTGAACGTGCTCGCGCAATCATTGATAACTGTGCACACCCAATGTACCGTGATGCATTAAACGATTACTTCGACCGCGCATGTGAAAAAGGTGGTCAAACACCTCATCTTCTTCGTGAAGCACTTGCTTGGCATGCAAACTTTGAAGAACAAGGTCACATGCTTGTTGCTGACAAAAAATCAGCTTAA